One genomic window of Phalacrocorax aristotelis chromosome 23, bGulAri2.1, whole genome shotgun sequence includes the following:
- the ORMDL3 gene encoding ORM1-like protein 3 translates to MNVGTAHSEVNPNTRVMNSRGIWLSYVLGIGLLHVVLLSIPFFSVPVVWTLTNIIHNMSMYIFLHTVKGTPFETPDQGKARLLTHWEQMDYGVQFTASRKFLTIMPIVLYFLTSFYTKYDRIHFIINTISLMSVLIPKLPQFHGVRIFGINKY, encoded by the exons ATGAACGTGGGAACAGCACACAGCGAGGTGAATCCCAACACCCGCGTCATGAACAGCCGGGGCATTTGGTTGTCCTACGTCCTTGGAATCGGCCTGCTGCACGTCGTACTCCTGAGCATCCCCTTCTTCAGCGTCCCTGTTGTTTGGACTCTTACCAACATCATTCACAACATG AGCATGTACATCTTCCTACATACCGTGAAAGGAACTCCTTTCGAGACTCCGGACCAGGGGAAGGCTCGGCTGCTCACGCACTGGGAGCAGATGGACTATGGCGTGCAGTTCACGGCATCGCGCAAGTTCCTGACCATCATGCCCATCGTCCT GTATTTTCTAACCAGCTTTTACACAAAGTATGACCGGATACACTTCATAATCAACACCATCTCCCTTATGAGCGTCCTGATCCCCAAACTGCCTCAGTTTCATGGAGTCCGGATCTTTGGGATCAACAAGTATTGA
- the GSDMA gene encoding gasdermin-A — protein sequence MFNRVTQSIVKEMDPKGDRDLVPVCSIFKHEHFKLLCLVTRKKKTLFHPFHRYRRTWYKLDDMLLPGKYSNSTESLFPSGGSQDAKTFTIKQNTSDRVDGSLNLSVATTSLELNGVASLSKEWSIKLEKKHIEVSKLEPLRTERRINMNHSFIQQLRKKNHKLYVVCETLETSEETSYEESSKAEGSLMAQLYTKFCAKGTRDSEQSITIPKGCTVAFSAIQLDITDGSWGLAYFPEESTSTFTSDAPSEGNLGALEEEVKWNCQILSMLSSDLAVIVLKAIKAAMRDRKLFQELTQRMQALLDETGSCELEAQSPDLKDLLSSLQCCPRDPLLKLSEAITYTLDALDELTMDQLLLLLESLEEKIVSQQLQLVKSILEHNLDNKEGRFSVDASLLSFSQEREEKLTIVMVEMSGVKLQKDGSAVYAEAAFSAMAALYVSLYVLDLLSNSD from the exons ATGTTCAACAGAGTCACCCAATCCATAGTAAAAGAAATGGATCCAAAAGGAGACAGAGACCTGGTCCCGGTTTGCAGCATCTTCAAACATGAACATTTCAAACTCCTCTGTCTggtgacaagaaaaaaaaaaactctgttCCACCCATTTCACCGCTACAGACGGACATGGTACAAACTCGACGACATGCTGCTGCCTGGAAAATACAGTAACAGCACAG AGTCTCTCTTTCCCAGCGGAGGCAGTCAAGATGCAAAAACATTCACAATCAAACAAAACACCAGTGACAGAGTTGATGGGAGCCTAAACCTCTCTGTTGCCACTACAAGCCTAGAGCTGAATGGAGTTGCCTCCTTGTCCAAAGAGTGGTCCATCAAGCTGGAGAAGAAGCACATAGAGGTATCAAAACTTGAGCCACTGAGAACAGAAAG aagAATTAATATGAATCACTCCTTCATTCAACAACTacggaaaaaaaaccacaaattatATGTGGTTTGTGAAACACTAGAAACCTCCGAGGAGACCAGCTACGAGGAATCCTCCAAGGCAGAGGGGAGCTTAATGGCCCAGCTGTACACCAAGTTTTGTGCAAAG GGCACCAGAGACAGTGAACAAAGCATAACTATACCCAAGGGCTGCACTGTGGCCTTCAGTGCAATCCAGCTGGACATCACAGATGGATCTTGGG GTCTTGCCTATTTCCCAGAAGAAAGTACATCAACATTCACATCTGATG CTCCCTCAGAAGGGAATTTAGGAGCACTGGAGGAAGAAGTTAAATGGAACTGTCAAATTCTCTCCATGTTGTCTTCTGATCTGGCCGTCATAGTTTTAAAAGCCATCAAAGCTGCAATGAGAGACAGGAAGCTCTTTCAAGAACTGACCCAGAGG ATGCAAGCACTTCTTGATGAAACTGGTAGTTGTGAGCTGGAAGCACAAAGCCCAGACCTGAAAGACCTGCTGAGCAGCTTGCAGTGTTGTCCAAGAGACCCTCTCCTTAAGCTCTCAGAAGCAATCACCTACACTCTTGACGCGTTAGATG AGCTAACGATGgatcagctgctgcttttgctagAGTCTTTGGAAGAGAAGATTGTGTCCCAACAGCTTCAGCTG GTCAAGAGCATCTTGGAACACAACTTGGACAATAAGGAGGGGCGTTTCAGCGTGGATGCCAGCTTGCTCTCCTTCTCacaagaaagggaggaaaaattaaCCATTGTAATGGTTGAGATGAGCGGCGTGAAGCTCCAGAAAGATGGATCCGCTGTCTATGCAGAAGCGGCCTTCTCGGCCATGGCAGCCCTGTACGTGTCTCTGTACGTCCTCGATCTTCTGAGCAACTCAGATTAG
- the PSMD3 gene encoding 26S proteasome non-ATPase regulatory subunit 3 — MKQEGASRRRGDKAKAPPDGPPPAPPDVEMQEEAATAETAGERQPQRELDAVTLEDIKEHVKQLEKAVSGKEPRYVLRALRALPSTSRRLNSNVLHKAINGFFTSNSTMRDFLLSFLEESMDTEAELQFRPRTGKAASAPLLPEVETYLQLLLVIYLMNSKRYPEAQKVSDDLMQKISSQNRRALDLVVAKCYYYHSRIYEFLNKLDVVRSFLHARLRTATLRHDADGQATLLNLLLRNYLHYNLYDQAEKLVSKSVFPEQANNNEWARYLYYTGRIKAIQLEYSEARRTMTNALRKAPQHTAVGFKQTVHKLLIVVELLLGEIPDRLQFRQPSLKRSLMPYFLLTQAVRTGNLAKFNQVLDQFGDKFQADGTYTLIIRLRHNVIKTGVRMISLSYSRISLADIAQKLQLDSPEDAEFIVAKAIRDGVIEASINHEKGYVQSKEMIDIYSTREPQLAFHQRISFCLDIHNMSVKAMRFPPKSYNKDLESAEERREREQQDLEFAKEMAEDDDDGFP; from the exons ATGAAGCAGGAGGGCGCGTCCCGCCGCCGCGGTGACAAGGCCAAGGCTCCCCCCGACGGGCCGCCACCCGCACCCCCCGATGTCGAGATGCAGGAGGAGGCAGCGACGGCCGAAACGGCCGGGGAGCGGCAGCCGCAGAGAGAGCTTGATGCCGTCACGTTGGAGG ATATCAAAGAGCACGtgaagcagctggagaaggctGTGTCTGGGAAGGAGCCACGCTATGTCCTGCGTGCCTTGCGGGCTCTACCCTCCACCTCCCGCCGACTCAACTCCAATGTGCTTCACAAAGCCATCAATGGCTTCTTCACCTCCAACAGCACCATGCGGGATTTCCTCCTCAGCTTCCTGGAGGAG TCCATGGACACGGAAGCTGAGCTGCAGTTTCGCCCGCGGACAGGGAAGGCAGCCTCAGCCCCTCTCTTGCCAGAAGTGGAGACCTACCTCCAACTACTCCTTGTCATCTACTTGATGAACAGCAAGCGATACCCAGAG GCTCAGAAAGTGTCCGACGACCTGATGCAGAAGATCAGTTCCCAAAACCGCCGGGCCCTTGACCTGGTGGTAGCAAAATGTTATTACTACCACTCCCGCATCTATGAATTCCTGAATAAACTCGACGTGGTCAGGAG CTTCCTGCATGCCCGGCTACGGACAGCCACGCTACGCCATGATGCGGATGGGCAGGCCACCCTCCTGAACCTGCTGCTGAGGAACTATCTCCACTACAACCTCTATGACCAAGCAGAAAAGCTCGTCTCCAAGTCTGTGTTTCCCGAGCAGGCCAACAACAACGAGTGGGCTCGGTACCTCTATTACACAG GGCGCATcaaggccatccagctggagTACTCGGAGGCACGGAGAACCATGACAAATGCCCTGCGGAAGGCACCGCAGCACACGGCCGTCGGCTTCAAGCAGACG GTGCACAAGCTGCTCATAGTGGTGGAACTGCTGCTTGGGGAGATCCCGGACAGGCTCCAGTTCAGACAACCCTCCCTCAAGCGGTCGCTCATGCCCTACTTCCTCCTGACTCAGG CCGTCAGGACCGGGAACCTGGCCAAGTTCAACCAAGTCCTCGATCAGTTTGGGGACAAGTTCCAGGCCGATGGCACCTACACCCTGATCATTCGTCTGAGGCACAACGTCATCAAGACCG GTGTCCGTATGATCAGCCTCTCCTATTCCCGCATCTCCCTGGCTGATATTGcccagaagctgcagctggACAGTCCGGAGGATGCGGAGTTCATTGTCGCCAAG GCCATTCGGGACGGCGTGATCGAGGCCAGCATTAACCACGAGAAGGGCTACGTCCAGTCGAAGGAAATGATCGACATCTACTCCACCCGGGAGCCCCAGCTGGCATTTCACCAGCGCATCTCTTTCTGCCTCGACATCCACAACATGTCCGTCAAG GCCATGAGGTTCCCACCTAAATCTTATAACAAGGACTTGGAATCTGCAGAG GAGCGCCGGGAGCGCGAGCAGCAGGACCTGGAGTTCGCAAAGGAGATGGCAGAGGATGATGACGATGGTTTTCCATGA
- the CSF3 gene encoding granulocyte colony-stimulating factor, giving the protein MCSLTRTLALLLGTLLWAPWWALHGAPLAELSGDQDFQLFLQKNLEFTRKIKGDVAALQDAVCKTFQLCKEEELLLVRQDLGIAQVPLEKCHSRTFQVEACFSQIRDGLRTYHGSLAVVLELLPGHTGTVETLQLDTANLSSNIQQQMEDLGLATVTYPTESQGPLPAFSSHFQQQVGGFFILANFQRFLETAYRALRHLACL; this is encoded by the exons ATGTGCTCCCTCACCC GCAcgctggcactgctgctgggcACGCTGCTGTGGGCGCCGTGGTGGGCGCTGCACGGGGCACCGCTGGCCGAGCTCTCGGGGGACCAGgacttccagctcttcctgcAAAAGAACCTCGAGTTCACCCGCAAGATCAAGGGGGATGTGGCCGCGCTGCAGGACGCGGTG TGCAAAACCTTCCAGCTGTGCaaggaggaagagctgctgctggtgcgGCAGGACCTGGGCATCGCGCAGGTGCCGCTGGAGAAGTGCCACAGCCGCACCTTCCAGGTG GAGGCCTGCTTCAGCCAGATCCGCGACGGGCTCCGCACCTACCATGGCTCCCTCGCCGTCGTCCTGGAGCTGCTGCCGGGGCACACCGGCACGGTGGAGACCCTGCAGCTGGACACTGCCAACCTCTCCTCCAACATCCAgcagcag ATGGAGGACCTGGGCCTGGCCACGGTGACGTACCCCACGGAGAGCCAGGGCCCCCTCCCCGCCTTCTCCTCACACTTCCAGCAACAGGTCGGCGGCTTCTTCATCCTGGCCAACTTCCAGAGGTTCCTGGAGACGGCGTACCGGGCGCTGCGGCACCTCGCCTGCCTCTGA